The genomic DNA GATACGGTCATGGGAGGTTGCCGTGTCCCTGATTTTATCCACGCATTCCACAATGGTGTTCAATGCCGTATCATATCCTATGGTAAAATCGGTACCATATAGGTCATTGTCAATGGTGCCGGGCAATCCTATGCACGTCACATCATACTCCTCCGCAAAGATACGGGCTCCCGTCAGGGAACCGTCTCCACCGATAATTATCAAAGCATTGATGTTCTCTTTCTGTATGACCTTATAAGCTTTCTTGCGTCCTTCGGGAGTGGTGAAAGTCTCGGAGCGAGCTGTTTTCAGTATGGTGCCTCCCCTCTGGATAATGCTACTTACATCTTCCGTCGTGAGTTCTTTCACTTCACCGGCAATCAGCCCCTCGTAACCTCTATAAATTCCTTTCACTTTAAATCCGTTAAAAATGGCGGCGCGGGTCACGGCACGGATAGCCGCGTTCATTCCTGAAGCATCCCCTCCGGAAGTCAGAATTCCAATATACTTGTTATCCATAATTTGTTTTTTATATTTTAATTAATCAGGCAAAATTAGAAAGCAACTGTTTTAGCCTTTTTCTGCTATAAAAGATACGGCTTTTTATCGTACTCAGTGACACTCCTATCTTTGCGGCTATTTCCCGATATTTGACTCCGGTACAACATAAAAACGACATAATGTGCTTTAGGCAATGTTTTAAGGGCTTCCCTTATCTCTTTTGCATCATGCCCGTTATCCACGAAAATGAAAGAGTCATCCCTTAACAGGAAATGATATTCAGGTTCTGATAATACATATAAATTCCCTCGTATTTTCTTTGTCCGGCAATTATTGATAAATGCATTGCGCATGATGGTATACATCCAGCCTTTAAAATTCGTACCGGAATCAAACTTATCCTTATTATCCAACGTCCTCAACATTGTTTCCTGCAACAAGTTTTCTGCTTCATCCTTGTCAGCAGTCAGTTTATATGCAAAACAATGCAGTTCATTCTGAAGGGCTACCAGCGCTTTATCGAAATCAAATCCTCTCATTATATTTATTTTGGAATTCAAATATCCGGGTGAAGGCATTCCCTGATAATAAGAAATGCCTTCTGTAGAGTCTCATCAAGATATCTTATTTGACATCAATAGTTTTGGTGGTTTCCTGAACCTTCTTATCTACGACTTTGGGAATATCGATAAACAGGACCCCGTGTTCCACTTTGGCCGAAATTTTATCTTTTTCCACATTATCCGGCAGCAGGATACTCTGCTGGAATCGGGAATAGGAGAATTCACGGCGCAAGTATTTTCCGTCTTTCTTCTCCTCCTTTTTCTCGTCCTTTTTTTCCATGCAGATTACCAGATTGTTGCTTTCATCCACACTTACCTTAAAATCATTCTTGGTCATTCCCGGAGCTGCCAGTTCTACCTTGTAGTCCTTTTCATTCTCAATCACATTGATGGCTGGAGCCGTAGCGTTTGCTCTTGCCATCCATTCATTGTCAAAGAAATCGTTAAAAATACTCGGTAACCAATTCTGGTTTGTTTTTACAGGTACCATTTTTACCTCCTCTTTAAAAGTTAATAATTAAAACTTAAAAAAAAGCATCTGCTTGATAGACAGATTTTTATTTTTTAGCCATCCCTTGTTTGGCCACAGCTTCTGCCCGTTTCCGTATCTCTTCCGGGTTTCCAAGGTAGTAGTCCTTGACAAGAACCAGCCTGTCGTCAAATTCAAAGACATAAGGAACTGCCGTAGGCAGGTTCAGGTTGGAAATATCCGTATCGGAAATTCCTTTGAGATGCTTGATGATTCCGCGCAGGCTGTTACCAT from Parabacteroides merdae ATCC 43184 includes the following:
- the pfkA gene encoding 6-phosphofructokinase; translated protein: MDNKYIGILTSGGDASGMNAAIRAVTRAAIFNGFKVKGIYRGYEGLIAGEVKELTTEDVSSIIQRGGTILKTARSETFTTPEGRKKAYKVIQKENINALIIIGGDGSLTGARIFAEEYDVTCIGLPGTIDNDLYGTDFTIGYDTALNTIVECVDKIRDTATSHDRIFFVEVMGRDAGFLAQNSAIASGAEAAIIPEDRTDVDQLETFIGRGFRKTKNSSIVIVTESPENKNGGAIYYADRVKKEYPGYDVRVSILGHLQRGGAPSANDRILASRLGEAAIQALMEGQRNVMIGIRNNEIVYVPFVQAIKKDKPIDKSLIRVLNELSI
- a CDS encoding RNA polymerase sigma factor, with translation MRGFDFDKALVALQNELHCFAYKLTADKDEAENLLQETMLRTLDNKDKFDSGTNFKGWMYTIMRNAFINNCRTKKIRGNLYVLSEPEYHFLLRDDSFIFVDNGHDAKEIREALKTLPKAHYVVFMLYRSQISGNSRKDRSVTEYDKKPYLL
- a CDS encoding Hsp20/alpha crystallin family protein, with product MVPVKTNQNWLPSIFNDFFDNEWMARANATAPAINVIENEKDYKVELAAPGMTKNDFKVSVDESNNLVICMEKKDEKKEEKKDGKYLRREFSYSRFQQSILLPDNVEKDKISAKVEHGVLFIDIPKVVDKKVQETTKTIDVK